Proteins encoded in a region of the Arcobacter sp. F2176 genome:
- a CDS encoding YifB family Mg chelatase-like AAA ATPase encodes MKTIKSATLESLDAICVDVEATFTKGLPSFSIVGLASSSIQESKDRVKSALLTNDFKFPPKKITINLSPSDINKNGTHFDLSIALLVALYDTKVKFDDFYIFAELALDGTLKENSSIFPSILSLAKKVDKLNVLVPKSIEDKIAMIPNISVYSVKNLNDTIMFFNSKEKEQYKVPPYTMSCNTLFIKNKQFYYNKKYMLDFLDVKGQKVAKRAALIAVSGNHNIIFEGSPGCGKSMIIKRLQYIMPPQTVEQILEKAKLDSLNLIEPNFDASTVFRSPHHTSTRASIFGGGTINSKIGEIALSNNGILFFDELPHFPKAILESMREPLEDNKILISRVNSKTNYETKFLFACAMNPCPCGNLLSATKQCRCNELEITRYKSKLSDPFCDRIDIFVTMTEVNYDDKADISSRKMHEMVLNAFKIQMQRGQSDLNGKLKDEDINKYCILDSTCENILNLATTNYSLSFRSINKVLKVARTIADLENSVNIKKEHIFEALSFRKR; translated from the coding sequence CTACATTTACAAAAGGATTACCTAGTTTTTCAATAGTTGGATTAGCTAGTTCTTCTATTCAAGAGTCAAAAGATAGAGTAAAATCTGCTTTATTAACAAATGATTTTAAGTTTCCACCTAAAAAAATCACTATCAATCTTTCACCTTCAGATATAAATAAAAATGGTACTCATTTTGATTTATCAATTGCATTACTTGTAGCTTTATATGACACCAAAGTAAAATTTGATGATTTTTATATTTTTGCAGAATTAGCCCTTGATGGAACACTAAAAGAAAATAGTTCCATCTTCCCTTCAATATTATCTTTAGCAAAAAAAGTTGATAAACTAAATGTATTAGTACCAAAATCTATTGAAGATAAAATTGCAATGATTCCTAATATAAGTGTATATAGTGTAAAAAATTTAAATGATACAATTATGTTTTTTAATTCTAAAGAGAAAGAACAGTATAAAGTTCCTCCATATACAATGTCTTGTAATACTTTGTTTATAAAAAACAAACAATTTTATTATAACAAAAAATATATGTTGGATTTTTTGGATGTAAAAGGACAAAAAGTAGCGAAAAGGGCAGCTTTAATTGCTGTAAGTGGTAACCATAATATAATATTTGAAGGAAGTCCTGGTTGTGGAAAGTCTATGATAATAAAAAGGTTACAATACATTATGCCACCACAAACAGTTGAACAAATACTAGAAAAAGCAAAATTAGATTCACTCAATTTGATTGAGCCAAACTTTGATGCAAGTACGGTTTTTAGGTCTCCACATCATACTTCAACAAGAGCATCAATATTTGGAGGAGGTACAATTAATTCTAAAATAGGGGAAATAGCTCTATCAAATAATGGGATATTGTTCTTTGATGAACTTCCACATTTCCCAAAAGCTATACTTGAATCAATGAGAGAACCACTAGAAGACAATAAAATATTAATCTCAAGGGTAAATTCAAAAACAAATTATGAAACAAAGTTTTTATTTGCATGTGCCATGAATCCTTGTCCTTGTGGCAATTTATTAAGTGCTACAAAACAGTGTAGATGTAATGAATTAGAAATCACAAGATATAAATCAAAACTATCAGATCCTTTTTGTGACAGAATTGATATTTTTGTGACAATGACGGAGGTAAATTATGATGATAAAGCAGATATAAGTTCAAGAAAAATGCATGAAATGGTTTTAAATGCTTTTAAAATCCAAATGCAAAGAGGGCAGAGTGATTTAAATGGAAAATTAAAAGATGAAGATATCAATAAGTATTGTATATTGGATTCTACTTGTGAGAATATTTTAAATTTAGCAACAACAAATTATTCACTCTCTTTTAGAAGTATTAACAAAGTTTTAAAAGTAGCAAGGACGATTGCTGATTTGGAAAATAGTGTAAATATAAAAAAAGAACATATTTTTGAGGCGCTTAGTTTCAGAAAAAGATAA
- a CDS encoding PAS domain-containing sensor histidine kinase, giving the protein MIFRDSKLANLNEIPKTIILLIDNNEKIVESCGKQLELFNISVKNKKLNKLFSKNNYNLLKPLINQEEESINIYWEGISFEVSFQKIPNSELGGLYFFDITKYSNVENELKKSMHDLVSKKEELQAVFDLAANGISILNKNGMFLYANNFFQKMMGYTMEELYKESCISLSSEEYKKASETAVEKAIKEGSVVNFRKVCVSKSGEHINASMSLSYVKITNTIVMITSDITDDIKYQEELKRQVELEVAKRTEQYEVMCHQSRLAAMGEMIDSIAHQWRQPLNGLGIIVQGLRHISNAQEINKELLFEIELEIMEKVNYMSQTIDDFSEFFRISKQKETFNLLKNIKDAIRLINVQLKLNNIDIKIVVSKNTTLDVLGFPNEFRQVIMNMVHNSMMAIIEKEVTNGYVHIDISSTNIENKVTILDNGGGIDKKYFEKIFDPYFSTREKGSGIGLYMSKVIIEHHMKGRLSVKNQNKGTKFTLFLPKGKE; this is encoded by the coding sequence ATGATATTTAGAGATTCGAAATTAGCAAATTTAAATGAAATACCAAAAACTATAATTTTACTTATTGATAATAATGAAAAAATCGTAGAAAGTTGTGGTAAACAGCTTGAATTATTTAATATCTCTGTAAAAAATAAAAAATTGAATAAACTCTTTTCTAAGAATAACTATAATTTATTAAAACCTTTAATAAACCAAGAAGAAGAAAGTATAAATATTTATTGGGAAGGAATTAGTTTTGAAGTTAGTTTTCAAAAAATTCCTAATAGTGAATTAGGAGGTTTATACTTTTTTGATATTACTAAATACTCCAATGTGGAAAATGAACTTAAAAAAAGTATGCATGATTTAGTTTCTAAAAAAGAGGAATTACAAGCTGTTTTTGATTTAGCTGCAAATGGAATTTCAATATTAAATAAAAATGGTATGTTTTTATATGCAAATAATTTCTTTCAAAAAATGATGGGTTATACAATGGAAGAACTATATAAAGAATCATGCATATCATTATCCTCAGAAGAGTATAAAAAAGCATCTGAAACAGCAGTAGAAAAAGCTATAAAAGAAGGAAGTGTTGTAAACTTTAGAAAAGTATGCGTTTCAAAATCTGGGGAACATATAAATGCTAGTATGTCACTTAGTTATGTAAAAATAACAAATACAATTGTAATGATAACTTCTGATATTACGGATGACATAAAATACCAAGAAGAGTTAAAAAGACAAGTCGAATTAGAAGTTGCAAAAAGAACAGAACAATATGAAGTTATGTGCCACCAATCAAGACTTGCAGCTATGGGAGAGATGATTGATTCTATTGCTCATCAATGGAGACAGCCTCTAAATGGCTTAGGCATTATAGTTCAAGGACTAAGACATATTTCTAATGCACAAGAGATAAATAAAGAGCTTCTTTTTGAGATAGAATTAGAAATCATGGAAAAAGTTAATTATATGTCCCAAACAATAGATGACTTTTCAGAATTTTTTAGAATATCAAAACAAAAAGAGACTTTTAATTTGCTAAAAAATATTAAAGATGCAATAAGACTTATTAATGTTCAACTAAAATTAAATAACATTGATATAAAAATAGTAGTAAGTAAGAATACTACTTTAGATGTTTTAGGCTTCCCAAATGAATTTAGACAAGTTATTATGAATATGGTTCATAATTCAATGATGGCAATCATAGAGAAAGAAGTGACAAATGGATATGTACATATTGATATAAGTTCTACAAATATTGAAAATAAAGTAACTATTTTAGATAATGGTGGAGGAATTGATAAAAAATATTTTGAAAAAATATTTGACCCATATTTTAGTACAAGAGAAAAAGGTAGTGGAATTGGGTTATATATGTCGAAAGTTATAATTGAACATCATATGAAGGGTAGATTAAGTGTAAAAAATCAAAATAAAGGCACAAAATTTACTCTATTTTTACCAAAAGGGAAAGAGTAA